The following is a genomic window from Amycolatopsis cihanbeyliensis.
CCAGAAGACCATGCCATCGAGGCCCTACGGCCCACATGCCACCCGCCTACAGGGCGTGTTCAGAGTCGGAGCCCGGCTCAGCTTGGTAGATCCACAGCTGCAGTTCGGGATGATCGGGAAGGGTCATCACGTGTTGGTGAAGGGTGAGCCGGCCTGCTGTCGGATGGTGAAAGTGTTTGACTGCGCTGCCTTTGCGGTGAATGTCGTGGCGGGCCCACAGCTGACGGAACCTGTCGCTGCGTAGCGACAGCTCCTCGATCAGTTCGATCATCTGCGGCGTGTGGGGTGGGGGTCCGGCGGCAGCCCGCAGCGTCGCGACGGTGCATTGGGCAAGTTGGTCGGGGTCCTCGACGAAGCGGGTCACCGCGTCGTCGAGGAAGGCCATCCGTGCCAGGTTGTCACGTAGCGGTAGTCCGTCGTAGAGGGCATCGGCGGGCTTGTTGCGGGCTGTGACCTCCAGCCAGGGGGTGACGAGCATCGCCGGGGCGGTGATCTGCTGGAGCAGGCCTGCCAAGGCGCGATGGGTGCGATGGGTGTTCCCGAGATCCTGGTCCGTTCTCCATACAGGTCTGTCGGGACCGGCGAGAGCGCGTAGATAGGTGTGGGTGTCGTAGTCGAGCTGCAGTACCCGGGCCAGCGCGTCCAGGATCTGAGTCGAGGGGCGTTTCTCGCGGCCCTGCTCCAGGTGCACGTAATAGTCGGTGCTGACGCCGGCCAGCGTCGCGACTTCTTCCCGGCGTAGGCCCGGGACCTGCCGTGCCGCGCCGGGGACGAGCCCGACTTGCTCCGGGCGCACGAGCGCGCGGCGCGCACGCAGGAATTCCGCCAGGGCACCCGGTTTCCTCACCACGACGTCCAGCCTACTTCTCGCCCGCTGTTTCGGGGTGGGTGTGCCAGTACTACCCCGTGGCCACGGACCGCTCCTACCGTCGGTGGACATCGAGGAGACGGCACCGGCCGTCGCGAAAGGAGACCGACCTGATGTTCGTGGTGACAGGAGCGACCGGACGTACCGGGCGTGTGGTGGTCGACGAGCTACTTCGAGCGGGCCGCGCCGTGCGCGCGATCGGACGCAGCCGCCAAGGCCTGGCGCCGCTGGAGGCTGTCGGTGCGGAGTCGTTCGTGGCCGAACCGACTGACGGCCCCGCACTCGCTGACGCCTTTACCGGCGCCGAGGGTGTCTACGTGATGGTCCAGCCCAACTACATCCCGGACAGCCCGGACTTCCCTGCGCACCAGCGCGCCATCGTCGACGCCATGACCGCGGCGCTCTCGAGCGCCGGAGTCCGGCGGGTGGTGACCCTGAGCAGTTGGGGCGCGGACAAAGCAGCCGGCACCGGCCCGGTAGCCGGCCTGCACCACCTGGAGCAACAGACCAACACGCTCGACGCTGTAGTGACTCACCTGCGGGCCGGCTACTTCATGGAGAACCTGCTCAGCCAAGTCGAGAGCATCCACCGTGCCGAGGTCGTCGCCGCACCGTTCGATCCGGATATCGCGATGCCTTTCATCGCCACCGCCGACATCGGCCGGGCAGCTGCCCACAGCTTGCTCACCCCGGCCTCCGCGTCGGACATTCTCGAACTGCAGGGCGAACGTGACCTGAGCATGGCCGAGGTCACCGAGGTCATCGGCAAGATCGCTGATCTGCCGCAGCTACGCTACGTGCGACAGTCGGTCGAGGAATTCGCCGCGGCTCAGCGCCGCGCCGGAGTGTCACAGCACGTCACCAGCCTCATGGTCGAGGTCGTGCACGCGATCAACTCGCGGCACACCGCGACATTGCAGCCACGCTCGCCACGCACCACTACCCCGACCAGCATCGAAGCGTTTGTCGCCGAAACACTCGGGCCGCAGCTTCAGACGGCACTCGCCACCGACGAGAGCCCGCGGGGCGAGTAGCAATGCGGGGATCACTCGATCAGCTGCTCGACGAGCAGGAGATCACCCGACTGCTGGTGGCACACTGCGCCAGCATCGACGACGGGCGCTTCGCCGTCACCGCGAGCCTCTACGCGGACGCGACCTGGTGGATCTGCGACGGTAAACCCCTCCACGGAACCGGAGCGGTCACCACCTTCTTGAACGAGGACATCATCCTCTACGCGGGACTGCCGCGTACTCGCCATATGCTGGCCACCATCGACATCGAGGTCGACAACGACCGTGCAACCGCCCGATCCCGGTCGAACGTCGTGGTGCACCAGAAGATTCCCGACAAACCATCCCGCGTCATTTTCCAAGGCCGGTACCTCGACACCTTCCACCGGGTCGATGGCATCTGGCGCTGGTACGAGCGCCGCATGCGAGCCGATGGCGAGGACGACATGAGCACGCACCTGCGCAGCGCGACCTCGCCGCTGGAAACGTGAACCGGGCCGGGAACCCCGGCCAACGCGGCCGGTTGGTCGAGCTCAGCCGGGTGGCAGGCTGGGAGAAAAGCCGCTTGCACCACCAGCTCACCCGGATGTGCAAGCGAGGCCTGGTCACCCGGGAACGGTGCGGCTCCCGCGGCATGGACGCGGTGATCACAGCGACAGGCCTCGCCGCGTTCAAAGAAGCCGCGCCCAGCCGCGCCAGGAGGTCCGGCGCCTGGTCATCGACCGCCTCACACCCGAAGAGTTCGACCTCGAGAACGTCGCGGGAGCTCGGCATGGTGCCCGGGTACGAGGCCAAGGAGGGCGCCGACCCGCTCTACACGGTCGACTGGTACGTGGAAAGCGGTCCCGCGTATTTTGACGTGACCGTCGTCGCCGCGAGTGGCACTGCCGCTCCGGTGCCGCCGGGGGCCGAACGGCTCCCCGGGCCGGGCGAGATCGTCGCTTCGCCCGCTGCCGTCGAGTTCCTCAACGGCCCCGAGGGCGCCGCGGCTCGGGTCCGGCTCGACGGCGAGATCGCCGGTGAGGTCGGCAAGGCGGGGCTCGACAACGCCAGCGACATCGCCATCTTCGTCGGCGCACCGCTCGACCAGCTCGAGAACGACGAGGCCGCGAAGAAAGTCTACGGCTTCGGCGGTAGTGCTCGCGGTCGCCACGGGTTTCGGGATCCCCTTCCCAGCATGCGCTACAGCGACCTGCCGGTGTCCTTCGACATCGGCCTGGTCGGGCTGGTCGCCGGCGCCGGGATACTCGCGGTGCTGGTAGCGACGGCCCTCGCGCTGCCGTTCCTGCGTCAGGTGACCAAACTGGACGGTCTACGCTCAGAGTGAGCGGAGCGACGGCGACGCACCCTACGCACGCGATGGGCCCACGGGCGCGTGTGGGCCCATCGCTCAGGCCACGTGCTGGACGTACCGGCGGCGGATGGTGGCCACGACCTCGTGCGGATCCGCCGACCACACGTCGGCGTTGAAGATCTCCACCTCGACATCCCCGCGGTAGCCGGCGTGCCCGGTGAGCTCGATGAATCCGCGCAGGTCGATGTGGCCGTCGCCGAGCATGCCGCGGGAGAGCAGCGCGTCCGGCGGCAGCGGGGTGATCCAGTCCGCCAGCTGCACGCCGGCGATGCGATCACCTGCCCTGTGCACCTGCTCGGCAAGCTGCGGATCCCACCAGACGTGAAAGGAGTCCACGACCACGCCGACATCCTGGACCGGGAAATGCTCGGCGAGATCGAGCGCTTCGGCAAGGGTGGCGCACACCCCGCGGTCCGCGGTGTAGATGGGGTGCATCGGCTCCAGCGCCAGCCGTACCCGATGCGCTCGGGCGAACGGCACCAACCGCCCGATCGCCTCGGCGACCCGACCACGGGCCGAGGGAAGATCACGCGAGCCGGGGGGAAGGCCACCGGCAACGAGAACCAGGCAATCGGCTCCCAGCGTCGCGGCTTCCTCGATCGCTCGTTTGTTGTCAGCCAAAGCTGCGGCCCAGTGCTCCTCGTCCGCTGAGGTGAAAAACCCGCCACGGCACAGCGACGACACACGCAGCCCGGCGTCCGCGACCAGTTTCGCGGTCTCGACAACACCGAAAGCCCGGACGGGTTCGCGCCAGAGCCCGATGGACCGCAGGCCGGCCGTGACACACAGGGCGATGGCATCGGCGACGCCCAGTGAGTCGACAGTCTTCTGGTTCAGCGACAGCCTGGCCAGGCGCGGATCGCCCGGAACGGGTGTGGGTACGGCCGCGGACCGGCCGGACGGGATATCGGTCGGGGTCATGCGGACACCGCCGCCGAGTTGACCTCGATACCCGCGACCGACAACAGCCCTTTCATGCGGTGGACGGCGAGTTCCGGGTCCGGCAGGAGCCCGGCCCGCGACGCGAGCCGGAACGTGCGTGCCAGGTGGACGACACTCCGCCCCGACTGTAGACCCCCGATCATCGTGAAGCCGGGCTGCAGGCCCGCGATCCAGGCCAGGAAGGCGATGCCGGTCTTGTAGTACGGCGTTGGCGCCGTGAAGACATGCCGCGCGAGCGGGACCGTGGGCGCGAGCAGCGCGTCGTACCGTGCCGGGTCACCCGCGTCGAGGGCGGCCAAGGCCTGCGCCGCGACCGGCGCGATACCCGCGAGGATACCCAACAGGGCATCCGAGTGGCCGTGTTCGTCGCCGTGGATGAGCTCCGGGTAATGGAAGTCGTCACCGGTGTAGACCCGCACGCCAGGGGGCATGGCGCGGCGAAGTCCGATCTCGTGGTCGGCGTCGAGCAGGGAGACCTTGACACCGTCGATTCGCTCCGGCAGTTCGGTGCACAACCGCAGGAACGTGACTGTCGCGTCGTCACGGTGGGTCGTTGCCCAGTATCCGCGCAGCGCGGGGTCGAAGGCCTCGCCGAGCCAGTGCAGGATCACGGGTCCGGACGCCTGCGTGAGGACGCGGCGATAGACGTCGAGGTAGTCCTCGGCACTTCGGGCGACCCGCGCCAGGGCCCGGCTGGCCATGATGACCACGCGCGCCCCGGCGTCCTCTGCCACCGCGAGTTGGGTGAGGTAGGCGTCGACGACCTCGTCCGGCGACGTGACGGAAGCCGGGTCGAGATGGTCGGTGCCGACCCCGACCGCCAGTAGCCCACCGACCGAGCGAGCCTCCGTGGCAGAGCGTCGGATCAGCTCCTGGGTGGCGGCCCAGTCCAGCCCCATGCCGCGCTGCGCGGTGTCCATCACGTCCGCTACACCGAGACCCTGGCGCCACAGGTGGTGCCGGAAAGCCAGTGTCGTGTCCCAGTCCACCGCCGCGGATGCCCCGGGCGCGTTGTCGCCCAGCGGATCGGCCACGACGTGCGCGGCGGCGAAAGCCACGCGGGAGCGCGGCGGCGCGGGCGGGGGAGTCCAGTCCGCCGCGGGGCCGAGAGTCAGCTCGCCGTCTCCGTCCGGCAGCCAGATGCCGGTCACAAGGTCACCTCGGGAACCTCGATCCGCCGCCCCTCCTCGGAAGACCGCAGGCCCAGTTCGGCGAGCTGGACACCGCGGGCACCGGACAGGAAGTCGTAAGGGTGCGGTGTGTCTTCGACAACGTGCCGGATGTAGTCCTCCCACTGTGCTTTGAACCCGTTGTCGAGATCAGCGTTGTCCGGTACTTCCTGCCACTGGTCCCGGAACCGTTCCGTCACCGGCAGGTCGGGGTTCCAGACAGGCTTCGGCGTGGCCGCACGATGCTGGA
Proteins encoded in this region:
- a CDS encoding nuclear transport factor 2 family protein, whose translation is MRGSLDQLLDEQEITRLLVAHCASIDDGRFAVTASLYADATWWICDGKPLHGTGAVTTFLNEDIILYAGLPRTRHMLATIDIEVDNDRATARSRSNVVVHQKIPDKPSRVIFQGRYLDTFHRVDGIWRWYERRMRADGEDDMSTHLRSATSPLET
- a CDS encoding dihydrodipicolinate synthase family protein, whose translation is MTGIWLPDGDGELTLGPAADWTPPPAPPRSRVAFAAAHVVADPLGDNAPGASAAVDWDTTLAFRHHLWRQGLGVADVMDTAQRGMGLDWAATQELIRRSATEARSVGGLLAVGVGTDHLDPASVTSPDEVVDAYLTQLAVAEDAGARVVIMASRALARVARSAEDYLDVYRRVLTQASGPVILHWLGEAFDPALRGYWATTHRDDATVTFLRLCTELPERIDGVKVSLLDADHEIGLRRAMPPGVRVYTGDDFHYPELIHGDEHGHSDALLGILAGIAPVAAQALAALDAGDPARYDALLAPTVPLARHVFTAPTPYYKTGIAFLAWIAGLQPGFTMIGGLQSGRSVVHLARTFRLASRAGLLPDPELAVHRMKGLLSVAGIEVNSAAVSA
- a CDS encoding helix-turn-helix domain-containing protein, encoding MVRKPGALAEFLRARRALVRPEQVGLVPGAARQVPGLRREEVATLAGVSTDYYVHLEQGREKRPSTQILDALARVLQLDYDTHTYLRALAGPDRPVWRTDQDLGNTHRTHRALAGLLQQITAPAMLVTPWLEVTARNKPADALYDGLPLRDNLARMAFLDDAVTRFVEDPDQLAQCTVATLRAAAGPPPHTPQMIELIEELSLRSDRFRQLWARHDIHRKGSAVKHFHHPTAGRLTLHQHVMTLPDHPELQLWIYQAEPGSDSEHAL
- a CDS encoding NmrA family NAD(P)-binding protein, whose amino-acid sequence is MFVVTGATGRTGRVVVDELLRAGRAVRAIGRSRQGLAPLEAVGAESFVAEPTDGPALADAFTGAEGVYVMVQPNYIPDSPDFPAHQRAIVDAMTAALSSAGVRRVVTLSSWGADKAAGTGPVAGLHHLEQQTNTLDAVVTHLRAGYFMENLLSQVESIHRAEVVAAPFDPDIAMPFIATADIGRAAAHSLLTPASASDILELQGERDLSMAEVTEVIGKIADLPQLRYVRQSVEEFAAAQRRAGVSQHVTSLMVEVVHAINSRHTATLQPRSPRTTTPTSIEAFVAETLGPQLQTALATDESPRGE
- a CDS encoding sugar phosphate isomerase/epimerase family protein, giving the protein MTPTDIPSGRSAAVPTPVPGDPRLARLSLNQKTVDSLGVADAIALCVTAGLRSIGLWREPVRAFGVVETAKLVADAGLRVSSLCRGGFFTSADEEHWAAALADNKRAIEEAATLGADCLVLVAGGLPPGSRDLPSARGRVAEAIGRLVPFARAHRVRLALEPMHPIYTADRGVCATLAEALDLAEHFPVQDVGVVVDSFHVWWDPQLAEQVHRAGDRIAGVQLADWITPLPPDALLSRGMLGDGHIDLRGFIELTGHAGYRGDVEVEIFNADVWSADPHEVVATIRRRYVQHVA